A single Anopheles arabiensis isolate DONGOLA chromosome 2, AaraD3, whole genome shotgun sequence DNA region contains:
- the LOC120896140 gene encoding alpha-tocopherol transfer protein-like isoform X1, whose translation MPPTVHKETNFSTTDLKWKMSLIQPSGELSAKIKEELREPANPADIERDIGIIREWLSKQPHLPKDMDDARLRTFLRGCKFSLERVKQKLDMYYTMRNAVPEFFTDRDVSRPEMAEVLNVIHMPPLPGLTPNGCRVVMLRGTDKDIATPNVVESMKATLMIGDIRLAEESVGVAGDVYVLDASVATPTHFAKFTPALVKKFLICVQEAYPVKLKEVHVINVSPIVDTIVNFVKPFLKEKIRERIHIHSNIEDLYKYVPKAMLPSEYGGDAGSCKELNDAWRAKMGEYTAWFKEQEASKANESLRPGAPKTADELFGMDGTFRQLTID comes from the exons ATGCCACCGACCGTGCACAAGGAGACCAATTTCTCCACCACAGACCTGAAGTGGAAG ATGTCTCTGATCCAGCCATCCGGTGAGCTGAGCGCCAAGATCAAGGAGGAGCTGCGCGAGCCGGCAAACCCGGCCGACATTGAGCGCGACATTGGCATCATCCGCGAGTGGCTGAGCAAGCAGCCGCATCTGCCCAAGGACATGGACGATGCCCGCCTGCGCACCTTCCTGCGCGGCTGCAAGTTCAGCCTGGAGCGCGTCAAGCAGAAGCTGGACATGTACTACACGATGCGCAACGCCGTGCCGGAGTTCTTCACCGACCGTGACGTCAGCCGTCCGGAGATGGCCGAGGTGCTGAATGTGAT CCACATGCCGCCACTACCGGGACTGACCCCGAACGGTTGCCGTGTGGTGATGCTGCGCGGTACCGACAAGGATATCGCCACCCCGAACGTGGTCGAGTCGATGAAGGCGACGCTGATGATCGGTGACATCCGTCTGGCCGAGGAGTCGGTCGGTGTGGCCGGCGATGTGTACGTGCTGGATGCGAGCGTCGCCACGCCGACGCACTTTGCCAAGTTCACGCCGGCGCTGGTGAAGAAGTTCCTGATCTGCGTGCAGGAGGCGTACCCGGTCAAGCTGAAGGAGGTGCACGTGATCAACGTGTCACCGATCGTCGACACGATCGTCAACTTCGTCAAGCCGTTCCTCAAGGAGAAGATCCGCGAGCGCATCCACATCCACAGCAACATCGAGGACCTGTACAAGTACGTGCCGAAGGCGATGCTGCCGAGCGAGTACGGCGGTGATGCCGGCTCGTGCAAGGAGCTGAACGACGCGTGGCGCGCCAAGATGGGCGAGTACACCGCCTGGTTCAAGGAGCAGGAGGCGTCCAAGGCCAACGAGTCGCTCAGACCGGGCGCACCGAAGACTGCCGACGAGCTGTTCGGCATGGACGGAACCTTCCGACAGCTGACCATCGATTAA
- the LOC120896140 gene encoding alpha-tocopherol transfer protein-like isoform X2, producing the protein MSLIQPSGELSAKIKEELREPANPADIERDIGIIREWLSKQPHLPKDMDDARLRTFLRGCKFSLERVKQKLDMYYTMRNAVPEFFTDRDVSRPEMAEVLNVIHMPPLPGLTPNGCRVVMLRGTDKDIATPNVVESMKATLMIGDIRLAEESVGVAGDVYVLDASVATPTHFAKFTPALVKKFLICVQEAYPVKLKEVHVINVSPIVDTIVNFVKPFLKEKIRERIHIHSNIEDLYKYVPKAMLPSEYGGDAGSCKELNDAWRAKMGEYTAWFKEQEASKANESLRPGAPKTADELFGMDGTFRQLTID; encoded by the exons ATGTCTCTGATCCAGCCATCCGGTGAGCTGAGCGCCAAGATCAAGGAGGAGCTGCGCGAGCCGGCAAACCCGGCCGACATTGAGCGCGACATTGGCATCATCCGCGAGTGGCTGAGCAAGCAGCCGCATCTGCCCAAGGACATGGACGATGCCCGCCTGCGCACCTTCCTGCGCGGCTGCAAGTTCAGCCTGGAGCGCGTCAAGCAGAAGCTGGACATGTACTACACGATGCGCAACGCCGTGCCGGAGTTCTTCACCGACCGTGACGTCAGCCGTCCGGAGATGGCCGAGGTGCTGAATGTGAT CCACATGCCGCCACTACCGGGACTGACCCCGAACGGTTGCCGTGTGGTGATGCTGCGCGGTACCGACAAGGATATCGCCACCCCGAACGTGGTCGAGTCGATGAAGGCGACGCTGATGATCGGTGACATCCGTCTGGCCGAGGAGTCGGTCGGTGTGGCCGGCGATGTGTACGTGCTGGATGCGAGCGTCGCCACGCCGACGCACTTTGCCAAGTTCACGCCGGCGCTGGTGAAGAAGTTCCTGATCTGCGTGCAGGAGGCGTACCCGGTCAAGCTGAAGGAGGTGCACGTGATCAACGTGTCACCGATCGTCGACACGATCGTCAACTTCGTCAAGCCGTTCCTCAAGGAGAAGATCCGCGAGCGCATCCACATCCACAGCAACATCGAGGACCTGTACAAGTACGTGCCGAAGGCGATGCTGCCGAGCGAGTACGGCGGTGATGCCGGCTCGTGCAAGGAGCTGAACGACGCGTGGCGCGCCAAGATGGGCGAGTACACCGCCTGGTTCAAGGAGCAGGAGGCGTCCAAGGCCAACGAGTCGCTCAGACCGGGCGCACCGAAGACTGCCGACGAGCTGTTCGGCATGGACGGAACCTTCCGACAGCTGACCATCGATTAA